The genomic interval tactccttggaaggaaagttatgaccaaccgagacagaatattaaaaagcagagacattactttgtcaactaaggtccctctagtcaaggctatggtttttccagtactcatgtatggatgtcaggattggactataaagaaaactgagcgcggaagaattgatgcttttgaactttggtgttggtttacagtcccttggactgcaaggagatccaaccagtccatccttagggagatcagtcctgggtgttcattggaaggattgatattgaagctgaaactccaatactttggccccctgattcgaagggctgattcatttcaaaagaccctgatgctgggaaagattgagggcaggaggagaaggggacgacagagaatgagatggttggatggcatcaccgactcaatggacatgagtttgggtaaactccgggagttggtgatggacagggaggcctggcgcgctgtggttcatggggtcgcagagtcggacacgactgagtaactgaattgaactggactgcagccctccaggctcctttgtccttgggatttcccaggcaagaatactggaatggtttgccattccttctccagggaatcttccctacagagagatcagacccaggtctcccacgcaaagcagatttttttttaccatctgagtcaccagggaaaccctggctATAAATCATAGTGGAACTCTAGGTTgttcaaattatttaaattcaCCCCTGGCTAGTCCCTCAATGATCCAAAGTTTCGCAGTACCGAATCAGGAAGCAGTGATCTGATACGCAGAAGCAAGTTCAAGGTGACAACGAGATACACGCCATCTAGCTCATCCCTGTTCTTTGCTAATATTTAATTCTTACTTTCCAAGACTCTATCCTTCTCCGTTCAGGTTTCACCGCTGGGCGGGACGCGCAAGTTCCTCTTCCACAGGAGGGGTTCCGctaggccccgccccggccccgcccatcACCGGAAATGAGGCAGCGGAAGTAGTAAAAAGCTCTCCGAGGGAGGCGGGAGCGCCGCGGAGGTGGCTGGCCGGTGGGATGGCAGATGAAGAAGAGGATCCCACCGTGAGTGACCGCCTCTGTTCCAACCCGCTCTTTTATTTACTACCTCGAGCACAGTAGCGGGAGTACAGTGGAGAATTGGGTTTCTTTACCTAAGTGCTTCAGCCGAGAGAATCGGGGACTTCACCCCGGGCTAGCCTTTTTCTTCTGATTCATCCTTTTTAGTACGCGGGGCAGGAGGAGTAGTTGGCTCCCCGCCCTTTACTTTTGGGTCATATTTGCCAGATACCCTTTGAATCACCTAGAGAATCATCAGAGGGCAAAGCTAGTATCTGTTACGGCTCATTATGCAACAACAATTCAAGTGCTAAGAAAACTGTATACTTACTGTAAAGTAGTGGAAAAATAATGGACTCAAGTCACGAAGCAAGTTATTGAGCCTCCGTTTTCATGTCATAAAATAGGCTTAAGGTTTACTTGAGAAGACTGCTTAGCACTGCGTAAGAAATGCTTAACAAATACTAGTTTTGCTTACTTTCATTCAAGATCAACTCTTTTAATAGTAAAACTATCTAGATATAGGCcaacttagttaaaaaaaaaagaatgtatggtCGTTGAAACTCCCCCAGGAGAAGCAGTACGATTGTTAGATGGCATTGTAGAAACCACTCCTGCGTGAGTCTGAAGTTGGGAGACATAGTTTTAATACCCCCAAAATGCTAAAGTTTCATTGTTTTTTGCTGCTTGTTTTAGGCTTTCTGGCATGATACTGGTGttgaagatgttttaaaaaatgttaattattaaaATGTCAGAAGCAGTgtttgacatatgtatacatttaactTCCAGTttgaggaagaaagtgaagaaattggAGGAGGTGCAGAAGGTGGACAGGGTAAAAGAAAGAGACTTTTTTCTAAAGAATGTAAGTAGTACTTGACAATGATTTTTAATAGTTTCCTTGCAGGGACAGTATTCTTAGACTTGCATATAAATTCTGTTTAACCTGTGATTCACAGATAGTAATGATCCTAACcccaatttatgtatttatatatatgatgtGTATATAtgggctcacacacacacacattttaaaattttttaagtaaatacatGTGATCAGTGTTTCAATTCAGGTCCTAAGTAAGAACGTACCTCCGTTACTTTACCTGGCTCTTACATTTCATCAGTTGGAGCAGGGACTCCTTTGACTGTAAGCTGAAGGTTCTGTTGGATCCTGAACAGGTCTGTGGGTAGGAGTTAAGTTGGTGCTTTGAACTAAGGCAATGAAGAACGCAGGAAGATGGTGAACAATGTGAGGCAGTCCAGTGGCATGGAGATCATGAGGTTTTGGGTCTATTCTCCTTCCTCAGTAGATAGGTTTGACCTTTTGTGGCAGTGGCAAGACGAGCTGCTTCTACTGCTGATGATTCAGGCCAGCCCCTGAAAGGCACCATGAGAACATGCTCTCCATCTCCCAGTCCTGGTCCTTTATTCATAGTTATGGCTGAGTGTAGATCAGGCAACACGTGGAACGCCTGGTTTACTTATGCCAGTTCTGACATAGCAGTTCCTAAATGCTCTAGAAACTACAGAGtcagtagtttgtttttttttaagccattcaAATCCTTTCCTATATCTCAATTTCTTACGTAAAGTTGACCACTCATAATTCCATCTCTGATGTTATTTACTCTATTTGTATATGGTTTTACTTCTTATggagacttccctgtagctcaaacagtgaagaatctgcctgtgaggcaggagatcagggttcgatccctgggttgggaagttcctctggaggagggaatggcactccattccagtattcttgcctggagaattccatggacagagaagcctggcgggctacagtccttggggtcgcaaagagtcaacaggactgagtgactaacacagttaCTTCTTAGGTAGGCATAAGAGGATTACTACATCAGAGCATTGCAGAGTGATGCTTGCATACTTCTTACCAGAATCATTTTTCCACttggatttctttatttttatgatgaCAAGAATTTGGAATCTTCACAGCTGTTTCTTTGTCTTACATGAATTTTCACGTATCTTACTTGACCAAGATCTGTTCTCCTAGaccttctttgttttaaaaaaattttttgctaATATAACACAAGATTTCAAAGCATTCACTTCTCTATTTGTTTATGTCTTTACAGACTCTTTAACCAAATACAGGTTACATACTTCCTATCTAAtaggtttttccttttccagtgaaGTATATTTCCCTACTGATGAATTCTCCCCATCACAATGTCAATGACAGagtattttcttcaaaatatttaagagaaaatattaaatttatagtGGAGAATCCAGTCCTGGCAGACATGACTTTAGTCAGGTGATCAAAGTTAGTATCACCAGTAGTATATGTTGACATTAGGTACCCCTGATACAGTGCAGTAAGAGGTCCATCATCACTGTGATTCCCTTTCTAGTAATGCATAACTACAacctaatcatgaggaaacatcagacaaaccgtAGCTGAAGGACATGCTACAAGATAATTGACCAGTATTCTTCAGAAGTGTCAAGGTTGTAAAAGACAAGGAAAGTTTGAGGAACTGATACGGAACGGAGGAAAACTAAGGAGACACGACAACTAAATAGTGTGGgatcctgaaacagaaaaagtACACTAGTGGAAAATCTGGTACAATCTGAGTAAGTTCTGTACTTGTACCagtgttaatttcttagttttgataaatATCTTTGGTTGTGTGAGATGTTAACATAAGGGGAAACTGGATATAGGGATTCTGGAACTCCATGCTATTTATTTTTGCAGCCCTTCTTTAAGTCTGaaattatcttaaaaacaaattttttttccagaatcccaaaaaagagagaagggagaaaatattgcctcttgtgtttgttttctcctttctgtATCTGAACCTAAAGATTCTTGCCAGGATAAACCCTCCAGGGCACTTCTCTATCCCAGACTGGCTTCTTGGTCATccctttgttttctcctttcttttcttccacgGGTCTGGTCTACTTTCTTCTTAGTTCTGCCTGCTTTTGCTTCTCCTAAGTAGgaattactctttttttcttttttaggaatgATTCTTAATGTACTCCTTCCTACTTCTAGAAGTGTTCTGGGAATCCCTTCCTGTTTGGCTGcgctggctctttgttgctaCACTCTGGATCTTTaggtgcagcctgtgggatctagttccctgaccagggatggaatctgggcccccggcattgggagcctggagtgtcttagtcactggacaccagggaagttccccccaccccctgcctttttttttaacataaaacttACATACAATGAATTACACTAATCTTTACTGAACAGCTTGATGAACTTTATATGTACTTAAAATCAGCAGTCAGATCAAAATAGAAGACATTTCTAACATGACAAAATTTCTTAGTATTTATATAcccctttagggcttccctgatggctcagatgttaaagaatctgcctgcagtgggggagacctgggttcaatccctgggttgggaagattccctggaggagggcatggcaacctactccagtattcttgcctggagaatttccgtggatagaggagcttggcgggctgtaaaatccatggggttgcaaagagtcagacatgactgagtgactaagcacacacacatacacatatataccataCCTCTTTGAGAATCTGATACAAATTGATTCTTCTTCCAGAGAAAGTGcacacacaaataatatataaaatttttccaTATAATTTCAGTAGGGTTCCAGGACGTCTCAAAGCTTGTCTGTGGACTGATTGGGAATTTATAGACTATAGGATTAAGAATCCATATGGATCCTATCTGCCCTAAGTTATTAAGAAATGTAACTGTTGTGGGTAGGAGTATAGATTCTGGAGCCAGATCCTCTGAGTTTAAATTCAAGTTCAATCTCACtgtttgtgtgaccttggataaattACTTAACACtatgcctcaattttctcatctgtatataATGGGGGTGATAGTGGTTTCTAGTTCAAAGgattgtcatgaggattaaatgagtttacAACAATGGCTGGCATGTCCTAAGGGATATATAAATGGTTGGGGCAAAACCTgaattacagtgatattgaatggtttgccttggaaacaaaccaagatcattctgttgtttttgaggttgcacccaagtactgcattttggactcttttgttggttATGAGGGCTTCTTGATTTCTCCTATGGcattcttgcccacggtagtagatataatgatcatctgaattaaattcgccctctcccatccattttagttcactggttcctaaaatgtcagtgtttactGTTtaacatctcctgcttgaccacgtccagtttaccttgatttgtggacctagcattccacgttcctatgcaatactgttctttacagcattggattttattttcttcaccatacacatccacaactgagtgttgtttccactttggcccagctgcttcattctttctgaagccaTTAGTAGTTAGTAGTTGtcctccccagtagcatattggataccttccaacctgggggacTCATTTTTTGGTGTGAtatctttttttgcctttttatacaatTCATAAGGTTCTCaatggcaagtatactggggtagtttgcttttctttcctccactggatcatgttttgtcagaactctccactatgacccatctgtcttgcgTGGCCCTGCGTTCGTGACTCAGCTTCATTGAGGTACGAAATCTCTTTCACCACGAGAAGACAGTGAGCTGTGAAGGGGTTTACCTATTAGTAGTTACTTTTATTACTTTGTATtatacttttcttctcttttgcattttttctgaAGCCTAAAAGGGCTTCGCTGGCAGTTGCTTTGATTCAGGGAATAAAATGTCAAGATTCTGTATTATAAGCTCTTGCTTTCTCCTTTTGATTAACCAGTTCTTCCTGTGAGAAGGTAATTGGAGCTTTCTCTTATGTCCTCTTCCTTATAGTTGTATCATAAAGGattttgccttcttttttccAACCCTCCTCCCCCTGAAAACATAGTTAAACCATTACTACTCATccttttcctgccaagaagtttCCTACTTAAAGGTATTCTGGGGTTGTTGGTGAGTAGATAATAGAGGTTAGGGAAGAATATTGACATCAGGGTTCAGTAGCTAGGCGAGAAGGGGAGTTTCTGCCTAGGAAAGGCTAAGTAAGAACAGTTGGTTATGAGCTAGTGATTAATACCTTTCATACCAAAATTCATACTTGGAGACAAcaaatataatgtaaatatacTTTTATACCAATATCTT from Dama dama isolate Ldn47 chromosome 20, ASM3311817v1, whole genome shotgun sequence carries:
- the TAF13 gene encoding transcription initiation factor TFIID subunit 13 isoform X2 codes for the protein MACKGQNELLEERREDAGFHRWAGRASSSSTGGVPLGPAPAPPITGNEAAEVVKSSPREAGAPRRWLAGGMADEEEDPTFEEESEEIGGGAEGGQGKRKRLFSKELMHNYNLIMRKHQTNRS